A stretch of Nonomuraea africana DNA encodes these proteins:
- a CDS encoding carbohydrate ABC transporter permease, producing the protein MRASDRPAWMERPSRLGVALKAVIITAITLLVIYPFVGVLSTSFSSESEIAKSGGFVVFPTAPQLDAYRAVFDGGTVTRALLISVLVTGLGTLASVTVTICMAYGLSRREVTGSKWILMIALFTMLFNPGIIANFLLVNQLGLLNSFGALVLPSLVSAFNLVVLRSFFMNLPSELLESARMDGAGDLRILVRIVLPLSKAVIAVVSLFYAVAYWNNFFNALLYIDDSDRHPLPNILRTFILQGRTLESAVGTEAPAPVQAIQMAVLVVAIVPILLVYPFLQRYFTKGVLTGAIKG; encoded by the coding sequence ATGCGAGCAAGTGACCGTCCCGCCTGGATGGAGCGGCCCTCCAGGCTCGGGGTGGCCCTCAAGGCGGTGATCATCACCGCGATCACGCTGCTGGTGATCTATCCGTTCGTCGGGGTCCTGAGCACCAGTTTCTCCTCGGAGTCTGAGATCGCCAAGAGCGGTGGTTTCGTCGTGTTTCCCACCGCCCCCCAGCTGGACGCCTACCGCGCCGTCTTCGACGGCGGCACCGTCACCCGCGCCCTGCTCATCAGCGTCCTGGTCACCGGCCTCGGCACGCTGGCCAGCGTCACCGTCACGATCTGCATGGCGTACGGCCTGAGCCGCCGCGAGGTCACCGGATCGAAGTGGATCCTGATGATCGCGCTGTTCACCATGCTGTTCAATCCCGGCATCATCGCCAACTTCCTGCTGGTCAACCAGCTGGGCCTGCTCAACAGCTTCGGCGCGCTCGTCCTGCCCAGCCTGGTCAGCGCGTTCAACCTGGTCGTGCTGCGCTCGTTCTTCATGAACCTGCCGAGCGAGCTGCTGGAGAGCGCCCGCATGGACGGCGCGGGCGACCTGCGCATCCTGGTGCGCATCGTGCTCCCGCTGTCCAAGGCGGTGATCGCGGTCGTGTCGCTGTTCTACGCGGTCGCCTACTGGAACAACTTCTTCAACGCCCTGCTCTACATCGACGACTCGGACCGGCACCCGCTGCCGAACATCCTGCGCACCTTCATCCTGCAGGGCCGCACGCTGGAGAGCGCCGTGGGCACCGAGGCCCCCGCTCCCGTGCAGGCGATCCAGATGGCCGTGCTCGTCGTCGCCATCGTCCCGATCCTGCTCGTCTATCCCTTCCTGCAGCGCTACTTCACCAAGGGCGTCCTCACCGGCGCGATCAAGGGCTGA